From Bacillus basilensis, a single genomic window includes:
- a CDS encoding DUF4931 domain-containing protein → MSFIFPIPFKGFPSPFPECIKRDFYTYFKGAYIQMDTQQLYFLNDIGKQKPESIRNRSATCPFCDRENLTDILATEGSIIWLKNKFPTLKDTFQTVLIETDNCEDHIATYTEEHMKSLIRFSIKHWLDLQKNEEFTSVILYKNHGPFSGGSLHHAHMQIIGMKYVDYLDNVDTENFQGVIVQKNEHIELNISDRPIIGFTEFNIIIEDVRCIDELANYIQQTVRYILTDFHKGCSSYNLFFYHLNGKIICKVVPRFVVSPLYVGYKIPQVSTKLEEVKIQLAQYFTREEDKIIHKKTE, encoded by the coding sequence TTGTCTTTTATTTTTCCTATTCCCTTTAAAGGATTTCCCTCTCCCTTTCCCGAATGTATTAAGCGGGATTTTTATACATATTTTAAAGGGGCATATATACAAATGGATACACAACAACTATACTTTTTAAACGATATTGGCAAACAAAAACCAGAAAGCATTCGGAATAGAAGCGCTACATGTCCTTTTTGTGACAGAGAAAATTTAACAGATATTTTAGCAACTGAGGGCTCAATTATTTGGCTAAAAAACAAATTCCCTACATTAAAAGATACATTTCAAACGGTGCTAATCGAAACAGATAATTGTGAAGACCATATTGCGACATATACAGAAGAACATATGAAATCGCTAATTCGTTTCTCCATTAAACATTGGTTAGACTTACAGAAGAATGAAGAATTCACATCTGTGATTTTATACAAAAATCATGGTCCATTCTCAGGCGGGAGTTTGCATCATGCACACATGCAGATTATCGGAATGAAATATGTAGACTATCTCGATAACGTAGACACGGAGAACTTCCAAGGAGTCATTGTACAAAAAAACGAACACATTGAACTCAATATTTCAGATCGTCCTATTATCGGTTTTACTGAATTTAATATCATTATTGAAGATGTTAGATGCATAGATGAATTGGCAAATTATATTCAACAAACTGTACGTTACATACTGACAGATTTCCATAAAGGATGTAGTAGTTATAACTTATTTTTCTATCATTTAAACGGAAAAATCATTTGTAAAGTTGTTCCTAGGTTTGTCGTCTCACCCTTATATGTAGGATATAAAATACCACAAGTTTCTACAAAGCTAGAAGAGGTGAAAATACAACTCGCGCAGTACTTCACGAGAGAAGAAGATAAAATTATTCATAAAAAAACAGAGTAG
- a CDS encoding RAxF-45 family protein, whose product MKCSLAARAKFLDFIYFCRAIFHDVVVNGIRLSFFNNCIVAIEQ is encoded by the coding sequence ATGAAATGTTCTTTAGCTGCGCGTGCCAAATTTTTAGATTTTATCTATTTTTGTCGTGCGATTTTTCATGATGTAGTTGTTAACGGGATACGTCTGTCCTTTTTTAACAATTGCATAGTAGCTATTGAACAATAG
- the abc-f gene encoding ribosomal protection-like ABC-F family protein: MTICSVNNITKSFGGNIIFENISLEIKNGERVGLVGRNGSGKTTIFQLLTGMESLDAGTIHMKKGTRIGHVAQIPKFDEGMTVYAVLNSAFKTEKELEREMRALEKNMEEELELSALQKLMERYGVIQEKFAFLGGYEIEANIMKVANGLQVTELFPRTFLELSGGEQTKVSLAYMLLQKPDLLLLDEPTNHLDLFAVEWLEQFLKEYNGTVMVISHDRYFLDEVVTKIFDLEDGEIHVYHTNYSRFVEEKEERLLHEFQAYQEQQKKIKKMKEAIKRLREWANQANPPNEGLHKRARSMERALGRMEKLKKPILERKQMGLQFEGQERSGKDVVVMKEVSKGFADHPLFNEANLHVRFQERAAIVGRNGTGKTTLLKLLLEELEPDAGEIRIGSSVKIGYLSQHAYGNMRSNVLEAFREYVAVTEGEARHILAKFLFYGPAVFKKVTQLSGGEKMRLRLAQLMYQDINFLILDEPTNHLDIESREVLEEALEQYNGTILAVSHDRYFLNKLFEKTYWIDEHKLFEFAGNYAWARQKWEEKLETQVIKQQRQGRKSIETAPVKKKEARNVEEIETELMHVEEDIYTLECKMEHVVDVEMLEQLYEEKTKKELLRAELYNELENIVE; this comes from the coding sequence ATGACAATTTGTAGTGTAAATAATATAACGAAATCTTTTGGTGGAAACATCATATTTGAAAATATATCACTTGAAATAAAGAATGGTGAACGTGTTGGATTAGTTGGTCGTAACGGTAGTGGGAAGACAACAATCTTTCAGCTTCTAACTGGAATGGAAAGTTTGGATGCAGGGACCATTCATATGAAGAAAGGTACACGTATTGGTCATGTGGCACAAATTCCGAAATTTGATGAGGGTATGACTGTATATGCTGTATTGAATTCTGCTTTTAAAACAGAAAAGGAATTAGAAAGAGAAATGCGTGCATTAGAAAAAAATATGGAGGAAGAACTGGAACTGTCTGCTTTACAAAAGTTGATGGAGAGGTACGGAGTAATCCAAGAAAAGTTTGCGTTTCTTGGTGGTTATGAAATAGAAGCGAATATTATGAAGGTGGCAAATGGTCTACAGGTGACAGAACTATTCCCTCGAACATTTCTGGAGTTAAGTGGTGGAGAACAAACAAAAGTAAGCCTTGCATACATGCTATTGCAGAAACCAGATTTACTTTTATTAGATGAACCGACAAATCATTTGGATTTATTTGCAGTCGAATGGTTAGAGCAATTTTTAAAAGAATACAATGGAACGGTTATGGTCATTTCACATGATCGTTATTTCCTTGATGAAGTTGTAACAAAGATTTTTGATTTAGAAGATGGAGAGATTCACGTGTATCATACAAACTATTCTCGGTTCGTTGAAGAAAAGGAAGAAAGATTGCTCCACGAGTTTCAGGCTTATCAAGAACAGCAAAAGAAAATAAAGAAAATGAAAGAAGCAATAAAGCGACTACGTGAATGGGCAAATCAGGCGAATCCTCCGAATGAAGGATTGCATAAGAGAGCGAGAAGTATGGAACGTGCACTGGGACGCATGGAAAAACTAAAGAAACCTATTTTAGAACGAAAACAAATGGGACTTCAGTTTGAAGGGCAAGAGAGAAGCGGAAAAGATGTTGTTGTAATGAAAGAAGTGAGTAAAGGGTTTGCTGATCACCCTTTATTTAACGAAGCAAATTTACATGTTCGTTTTCAAGAGCGTGCGGCTATCGTTGGTCGTAATGGCACAGGAAAGACAACGCTACTGAAGTTATTATTAGAAGAACTGGAACCAGATGCTGGAGAAATTCGGATTGGTAGTAGTGTGAAAATTGGTTATTTATCACAGCATGCGTACGGAAATATGAGGAGTAATGTATTAGAGGCTTTCAGGGAATATGTAGCTGTAACAGAGGGAGAAGCGAGACATATATTAGCTAAGTTTTTATTTTATGGTCCAGCGGTGTTTAAGAAAGTAACACAACTGAGCGGTGGAGAAAAAATGAGGTTAAGACTCGCGCAACTTATGTATCAAGACATTAATTTTTTAATATTAGATGAGCCGACAAACCATCTCGACATTGAATCAAGGGAAGTTTTAGAGGAAGCTCTTGAACAATATAATGGGACGATTCTGGCTGTTTCACATGATCGTTATTTTTTAAATAAGTTATTTGAAAAGACGTATTGGATTGATGAGCACAAATTATTTGAGTTTGCAGGTAACTATGCATGGGCGCGTCAAAAGTGGGAGGAAAAGCTCGAGACGCAAGTAATAAAGCAGCAACGCCAAGGAAGAAAAAGTATTGAAACAGCCCCTGTAAAAAAGAAAGAAGCTAGGAATGTTGAGGAGATTGAAACAGAGTTAATGCATGTAGAAGAAGATATATATACGCTTGAGTGTAAAATGGAACATGTAGTTGATGTTGAAATGCTTGAACAATTGTATGAAGAAAAAACGAAGAAAGAGTTGTTACGAGCGGAGTTATATAATGAGTTAGAGAATATTGTGGAGTGA
- a CDS encoding ABC transporter substrate-binding protein, producing MRKTFKGVLSTCLSVSVLLAGCGQEEASTNEAGNVPKVKDEFIKASDKAKSPIKEKERKDTFVVGMPSPGGIFLPHFMENGWDGNITQAIFAPLVGLDKEGKPIPILAKKWDISEDQLTYTFHLKDDLKFSDGSPLTADDVAFTLTLLHDPTYSGATDISQTAIKGGQAYREGKATSIEGIQVIDPKTITITTEKVNAQTLSLIGGEVISKAYYGKEYKQGHLEYLKELYGKPVGAGAYKLDKYIPGQEVRFVANENYFEGKPKIEHFIYKITKGDTKLQQFQAGEVDYDGFTTNVETVEQLKDLGFANINVYTGSSYGYIKMNYKKPYFKDKRVRQAFIYGLERQKVIDTYFQGYASLVNIPITPVSWAYTEEGINKYDYNLEKAKKLLDEAGWKAGSDGIREKDGQKLRVSYFASSASKINDVMIPVMKEDYKKLGVEFNPEYMDFNTMISKVIKGDYDLAMVSTPMIDDPSGTIEEFVSTSKRNYDGYHNPKVDELAKQALETLDIEKRKEIYKKLYQELSEDPPVIFLNNSKVVSAHNARIQGLQEDNYNGILLSLPKLKIEQ from the coding sequence ATGCGAAAAACTTTTAAAGGAGTACTGTCTACATGTCTTAGTGTGTCAGTATTGCTAGCCGGATGTGGTCAAGAGGAAGCAAGTACAAATGAAGCTGGGAACGTACCGAAAGTAAAAGATGAATTTATTAAGGCAAGCGACAAAGCAAAAAGTCCTATAAAAGAAAAAGAAAGAAAAGATACTTTTGTAGTTGGCATGCCAAGTCCTGGGGGAATATTTCTTCCGCATTTTATGGAGAATGGATGGGATGGTAATATAACGCAAGCTATCTTTGCTCCACTTGTTGGGCTGGATAAGGAAGGAAAGCCAATTCCGATATTAGCGAAGAAGTGGGATATTTCGGAGGATCAGCTTACATATACATTTCATTTGAAAGATGATTTAAAGTTTAGTGATGGTTCGCCGTTAACTGCAGATGATGTAGCATTTACATTAACGTTATTACATGATCCAACTTATAGTGGTGCGACTGATATAAGCCAAACAGCAATAAAAGGTGGGCAAGCTTATAGAGAAGGAAAGGCAACCTCTATTGAGGGAATTCAAGTCATTGATCCGAAAACAATTACGATTACGACTGAAAAGGTAAATGCTCAAACACTATCATTAATCGGCGGAGAAGTTATATCTAAAGCTTATTACGGGAAAGAGTATAAACAAGGACACTTGGAGTATTTAAAAGAGTTGTATGGAAAGCCGGTAGGGGCAGGAGCTTATAAATTGGATAAATATATTCCGGGTCAAGAGGTTCGATTTGTAGCAAATGAAAATTATTTTGAAGGAAAACCAAAGATTGAGCACTTTATTTATAAAATTACAAAAGGTGATACGAAGCTACAACAATTTCAAGCAGGAGAAGTAGATTATGATGGTTTTACAACAAACGTGGAGACGGTTGAACAATTAAAAGATTTAGGTTTTGCTAATATTAATGTGTATACAGGAAGTTCTTATGGATACATTAAAATGAACTATAAGAAACCATACTTTAAAGATAAACGTGTCCGCCAAGCATTTATTTACGGATTAGAGCGTCAAAAGGTTATTGATACGTATTTCCAAGGGTATGCTTCACTCGTTAATATACCGATTACGCCAGTTTCGTGGGCATATACAGAAGAAGGTATTAATAAATATGATTATAACTTAGAGAAAGCAAAGAAATTATTGGATGAGGCTGGATGGAAAGCAGGCTCGGATGGGATCCGTGAAAAAGATGGCCAAAAATTGAGGGTAAGTTATTTTGCTTCTTCTGCAAGTAAAATAAATGATGTGATGATTCCTGTGATGAAAGAGGATTATAAAAAGCTTGGTGTAGAGTTTAACCCAGAATATATGGACTTTAATACGATGATTTCAAAAGTAATAAAAGGTGATTATGATTTAGCGATGGTATCTACGCCAATGATTGATGATCCAAGTGGAACAATTGAGGAGTTTGTTTCAACAAGTAAACGAAACTATGATGGATACCATAATCCGAAAGTAGATGAATTAGCTAAGCAAGCATTAGAAACGTTGGATATTGAAAAGCGAAAAGAAATCTATAAAAAGTTATATCAAGAGTTAAGCGAAGATCCGCCTGTTATTTTCCTAAATAATAGTAAAGTTGTGTCTGCACATAATGCACGCATTCAAGGATTGCAAGAAGATAACTATAACGGTATTTTGTTAAGTTTACCTAAATTAAAGATAGAACAATAA